The following coding sequences lie in one Halogeometricum rufum genomic window:
- a CDS encoding isochorismate synthase codes for MASLRTDEAETHLVSRSVPVSAPSFRAVLRAADTPRTVWSAPDEATVVGSGAAATVTADGPRRFDRIREAAEDLFSSGDVHAGTEAARPRLFGGFAFHADSTDGSPWEDFPGARFVFPRVQVTEADNGTWLTVNAVGPDADADAVEERLAEERDRIESLPDPGPLADPPGVTARRRTTAKSDWNASVEAAVERIRAGDLQKVVLAQALAVDLASELSVPDVLERLGDAYPDCYRFLVEPEPGADRAQASFFGATPERLVTLRGRTVETDALAGTTGRGETPAEDEWLARELAADEKNVHEHELVAETIRDQLAPFASSVNAGDRRVKRLATVQHLWTPITATLSTNEHVLSLVEALHPTPAVGGLPPERALETIRDTEPFDRGWYASPVGWIDAAGYGSFAVALRSAVSRDDTATLFAGVGVVEDSDPDREWDEVQLKYRALLDELER; via the coding sequence ATGGCATCGCTGCGGACTGACGAGGCGGAGACACACCTCGTCAGCAGGTCGGTTCCCGTGTCGGCACCGTCGTTTCGCGCCGTCCTTCGCGCCGCCGACACACCGCGTACCGTCTGGTCGGCACCCGACGAGGCGACGGTGGTCGGAAGCGGCGCGGCCGCGACGGTGACCGCAGACGGGCCGAGACGGTTCGACCGAATCCGCGAGGCGGCCGAGGACCTGTTCTCCTCGGGCGACGTCCACGCCGGCACCGAGGCGGCCCGCCCGCGCCTGTTCGGCGGGTTCGCCTTCCACGCCGACAGCACGGACGGGTCGCCGTGGGAGGACTTCCCCGGGGCGCGCTTCGTCTTCCCGCGCGTGCAGGTGACCGAGGCCGACAACGGGACGTGGCTCACCGTCAACGCCGTCGGTCCGGACGCCGACGCCGACGCCGTCGAGGAACGCCTCGCCGAGGAACGCGACCGTATCGAGTCGCTCCCGGACCCCGGCCCCCTCGCGGACCCGCCGGGCGTCACCGCCCGCCGACGGACGACGGCCAAGTCCGACTGGAACGCCAGCGTCGAGGCCGCCGTCGAGCGAATCCGCGCGGGCGACCTGCAGAAGGTCGTCCTCGCGCAGGCGCTGGCCGTCGACCTCGCCTCGGAACTGTCGGTGCCGGACGTGCTGGAGCGACTCGGCGACGCCTACCCCGACTGCTACCGCTTCCTCGTCGAACCAGAACCCGGGGCGGACCGCGCGCAGGCGTCGTTCTTCGGCGCGACGCCGGAGCGACTCGTGACCCTGCGCGGTCGGACCGTCGAGACGGACGCGCTGGCCGGGACGACCGGTCGCGGCGAGACGCCGGCCGAGGACGAGTGGCTGGCGCGCGAACTCGCCGCCGACGAGAAGAACGTCCACGAACACGAACTCGTCGCCGAGACCATCCGAGACCAACTGGCGCCGTTCGCCTCCTCCGTCAACGCCGGCGACCGCCGCGTGAAGCGTCTCGCAACCGTCCAGCACCTCTGGACGCCCATCACGGCGACGCTCTCGACGAACGAACACGTCCTCTCGCTGGTGGAGGCGCTCCACCCGACGCCCGCCGTCGGCGGACTGCCGCCCGAACGTGCGCTGGAGACCATCCGCGACACCGAACCGTTCGACCGCGGGTGGTACGCCTCGCCCGTCGGGTGGATCGACGCCGCCGGCTACGGGTCGTTCGCCGTCGCCCTCCGCTCGGCCGTCTCCCGGGACGACACCGCGACGCTGTTCGCCGGCGTCGGCGTCGTCGAGGACTCCGACCCCGACCGGGAGTGGGACGAGGTCCAACTGAAGTACCGCGCCCTCCTCGACGAACTGGAGCGCTGA
- a CDS encoding sulfite oxidase-like oxidoreductase — protein MARDVTGLYREFGEERLPPGQRETSRFPVLSKSGTPSWNPDSWAFEVWGAVDEDLTFSYDEFKDLPAETQTQDFHCVTGWSKFDCEFTGVTFPALAEMAGVDDEAVHVMFHALDGYTTNLPLEDCMREEVMFVYEYGGEPLPDDHGGPLRVVTPHKYAYKGAKWVSGVEFLTEPERGYWEKRGYSNTADPWNEERYS, from the coding sequence ATGGCCAGAGACGTCACGGGACTCTACCGCGAGTTCGGCGAGGAACGACTCCCACCGGGGCAGCGGGAGACGTCGCGGTTCCCGGTGTTGTCCAAGAGCGGAACGCCCTCGTGGAACCCCGACTCGTGGGCGTTCGAGGTGTGGGGCGCCGTCGACGAGGACCTCACGTTCTCCTACGACGAGTTCAAGGACCTGCCCGCGGAGACGCAGACGCAGGACTTCCACTGCGTCACCGGGTGGTCGAAGTTCGACTGCGAGTTCACCGGCGTCACCTTCCCCGCCCTCGCCGAGATGGCGGGTGTCGACGACGAGGCGGTTCACGTCATGTTCCACGCCCTCGACGGCTACACGACGAACCTCCCGCTCGAAGACTGCATGCGCGAGGAGGTCATGTTCGTCTACGAGTACGGAGGCGAACCCCTCCCCGACGACCACGGCGGTCCGCTCCGAGTCGTCACGCCGCACAAGTACGCCTACAAGGGCGCCAAGTGGGTGTCGGGCGTCGAGTTCCTCACCGAACCCGAACGCGGTTACTGGGAGAAGCGCGGCTACTCCAACACGGCCGACCCGTGGAACGAAGAGCGGTACAGCTGA
- a CDS encoding DUF7120 family protein — protein MPKVKINVPEHLEMQIAQLVDEGEFVSREEAIEDLLSTGIRAFKTSGPMDEDDRFEDDGMMGHEDEYVF, from the coding sequence ATGCCCAAAGTCAAAATCAACGTTCCTGAACACCTCGAGATGCAGATCGCACAGCTGGTGGACGAGGGAGAGTTCGTCAGCCGCGAAGAGGCTATCGAGGACCTCCTCTCGACGGGTATCCGCGCGTTCAAGACGAGCGGACCGATGGACGAGGACGACCGCTTCGAAGACGACGGGATGATGGGTCACGAGGACGAGTACGTCTTCTGA
- a CDS encoding UPF0058 family protein, which produces MHKDELLELHEQMVTIKDHFASQEHVDEGLFDPYEQLAVDPSHVHKSKSEHKHAVFVLGNALAAAMSEDEFSNAGRVGKRMKELAEDAESKL; this is translated from the coding sequence ATGCACAAGGACGAGCTTCTGGAACTGCACGAACAGATGGTGACGATAAAGGACCACTTCGCCTCGCAGGAACACGTCGACGAGGGACTGTTCGACCCCTACGAGCAACTCGCCGTCGACCCCTCGCACGTCCACAAGTCCAAGAGCGAACACAAACACGCCGTCTTCGTCCTCGGAAACGCGCTCGCGGCGGCGATGAGCGAAGACGAGTTCTCGAACGCCGGCCGGGTCGGAAAGCGGATGAAGGAACTCGCCGAGGACGCCGAGTCGAAGCTCTGA